The following are from one region of the Salvelinus fontinalis isolate EN_2023a chromosome 5, ASM2944872v1, whole genome shotgun sequence genome:
- the LOC129855038 gene encoding arg8-vasotocin receptor-like, with amino-acid sequence MHTPVHGLLFNGVNQSLVFSPTDDPIMGILGNGTVLPNGSDPFGRNEEVAKIEITVLSITFVVAVIGNVSVLLAMFNTKKKKSRMHLFIRHLSIADLVVAFFQVLPQLCWKITFRFYGPDVLCRIVKHLQVMGMFASTYMMVMMTLDRYIAICHPLKTLQQPTQRSYIMIISTWMCSLVLSIPQYFIFSLSEIKNGSVVYDCWGHFIEPWGVKAYITWITVSIFVIPVFILMICYGFICHSIWKNIRYKTRNTHAGVASKNGLMGINSVSNVTTISRAKLRTVKMTFVIVLAYIICWSPFFIVQMWSVWDENFAWDESENTAVTLSALLASLNSCCNPWIYMIFSGNLLHDFTLCFPCCNKLRYKFKKEDSDSSLRRNTVLTKMTNRSPTCSSGTWKDSDNSP; translated from the exons ATGCACACTCCCGTCCATGGGCTCCTCTTCAACGGAGTCAACCAGTCTCTGGTTTTCAGTCCTACGGATGACCCGATCATGGGGATCCTTGGCAATGGCACCGTCCTCCCGAACGGGAGCGATCCTTTTGGAAGAAACGAAGAGGTCGCCAAAATAGAGATAACGGTCCTCAGCATCACCTTTGtggtggctgtgattgggaacgTCAGTGTCTTGCTGGCCATGTTCAACACTAAGAAAAAGAAGTCGAGAATGCACCTCTTCATCCGGCACCTCAGCATAGCTGACCTGGTGGTCGCTTTCTTCCAGGTCCTGCCGCAGCTCTGCTGGAAGATCACCTTTCGCTTCTACGGGCCAGATGTCCTGTGCAGGATAGTGAAGCACCTCCAGGTGATGGGCATGTTCGCCTCCACCtacatgatggtgatgatgacctTGGACCGTTACATCGCCATCTGCCACCCTCTGAAGACCCTTCAGCAGCCCACCCAGCGGTCCTATATTATGATCATCAGCACCTGGATGTGTAGTCTGGTCCTCAGCATACCGCAATACTTTATCTTCTCTCTGAGTGAAATCAAGAACGGTTCGGTTGTCTACGACTGTTGGGGCCACTTCATAGAACCGTGGGGTGTAAAGGCGTACATCACTTGGATAACCGTCAGTATATTCGTAATCCCAGTGTTCATTCTGATGATATGCTACGGGTTCATCTGCCACAGCATATGGAAGAACATAAGGTATAAAACCAGAAACACACACGCGGGTGTTGCGTCTAAAAACGGTCTGATGGGAATTAACTCTGTTAGCAACGTTACTACTATATCCAGAGCGAAATTGAGAACTGTCAAAATGACTTTTGTGATTGTCCTGGCTTACATAATATGCTGGTCACCTTTTTTCATCGTGCAGATGTGGTCGGTGTGGGATGAGAATTTCGCATGGGACG AATCTGAGAACACCGCTGTCACACTGTCCGCGCTCCTCGCGAGTCTAAACAGCTGCTGTAACCCGTGGATATACATGATCTTCAGCGGGAATCTTCTTCACGACTTTACTCTCTGTTTCCCGTGCTGTAATAAATTACGCTACAAGTTCAAGAAAGAGGACTCGGACAGCAGTCTCCGGAGAAATACGGTATTGACTAAAATGACCAACCGAAGCCCAACGTGCAGTTCAGGCACTTGGAAAGACAGTGACAACTCCCCCTAG